The following proteins come from a genomic window of Cervus canadensis isolate Bull #8, Minnesota chromosome 3, ASM1932006v1, whole genome shotgun sequence:
- the TMED4 gene encoding transmembrane emp24 domain-containing protein 4 gives MASKGSVSPYSRRHRMCLRLLHDFSHRYPPTRSLVNVRKPTSTQSSGYGTQAPAQADGTRAGLGRGGAGRSGRRAGVTAQAHPAPGLSASSRSGAQVRACALGRGRALAGVSAGRRRAMGLPALLLLALCAASARGLYFHIGETEKRCFIEEIPDETMVIGNYRTQMWDKQKEVFLPSTPGLGMHVEVKDPEGKVVLSRQYGSEGRFTFTSHTPGDHQICLHSNSTRMALFAGGRLRVHLDIQVGEHANNYPEIAAKDKLTELQLRARQLLDQVEQIQKEQDYQRYREERFRLISESTNQRVLWWSIAQTVILILTGIWQMRHLKSFFEAKKLV, from the exons ATGGCTTCCAAAGGCTCGGTGAGCCCCTATTCCAGGCGGCACCGAATGTGCCTGAGGCTCCTACACGATTTCTCACACCGGTATCCGCCTACTCGGAGTCTCGTGAACG TTCGGAAGCCTACATCGACCCAATCTTCCGGATACGGGACTCAAGCCCCGGCGCAGGCTGACGG GACGCGagcggggctggggcggggcggggcggggcggagcggACGCAGAGCGGGAGTCACCGCGCAAGCGCATCCTGCGCCTGGTCTTTCTGCGTCGTCAAGGAGTGGGGCGCAGGTGCGCGCATGCGCACTGGGCAGAGGGCGCGCGTTGGCAGGTGTCTCGGCTGGGCGTCGGCGGGCAATGGGGTTGCCGGCGTTGCTGCTCCTTGCTCTGTGCGCGGCAAGCGCCCGGGGGCTTTATTTCCACATCGGCGAGACCGAAAAGCGCTGCTTCATCGAGGAAATCCCCGACGAGACCATGGTCATCG GGAACTACCGCACCCAAATGTGGGATAAACAGAAGGAGGTCTTCCTGCCCTCGACCCCCGGCCTGGGCATGCATGTGGAGGTGAAGGATCCTGAAGGCAAG GTGGTGCTCTCCCGGCAGTACGGCTCAGAGGGCCGCTTCACCTTCACTTCCCACACTCCCGGTGACCATCAGATCTGCCTGCACTCCAACTCTACCAGGATGGCTCTCTTTGCTGGAGGCAGATTG CGTGTGCACCTAGACATCCAGGTTGGGGAGCATGCCAACAACTACCCTGAGATTGCTGCCAAGGATAAGCTGACGGAGTTGCAGCTCCGAGCCCGCCAGCTGCTTGATCAGGTGGAGCAGATCCAGAAGGAGCAGGATTACCAAAGG TATCGTGAAGAGCGCTTCCGTCTGATCAGTGAGAGCACCAACCAGCGGGTCCTGTGGTGGTCCATCGCTCAGACTGTCATCCTCATCCTCACTGGCATCTGGCAGATGCGTCACCTCAAGAGCTTCTTTGAGGCCAAGAAGCTGGTGTAG